Below is a window of Longimicrobiales bacterium DNA.
TGGTCTTCGGGGTCGTGGGCGCGTGGCTGACGCACGTGCTGGTGAACATCGGCATGGCGCTCGGCGTCATGCCCGTGACGGGCATTCCGCTGCCGTTCGTGAGTTACGGCGGCTCATTCCTGCTGGCGACATACATTGCTCTCGGTGTCGCACAGCGCGTCGCGCTCGAGCAGGGAAGGATCTGACATGTCGTGGTTCAGGAAGCCGAAGCAGAAGCTCAGCGCGGGCGAGCGCCGGGACCTGCCGTCGGACGTGTTCGACAAGTGCCCGAAATGCGGCGAGATCCTCTATCGCGCGCGCCTGGAGCAGAACCTGTTCGTCTGCCCGACGTGCGGCTATCACAACCGGATCTCGGCGGAGGACTACATCCACCTCTTCATCGACGACGAATACGAGGAGCATTTCGGGGACCTGCGCAGCGGCGACCCTCTCGATTTCGTCGATCTGAAGCCGTACCCGCAGCGGCTGGAGGCGGCGGAGCGAAAGGTCGGCGGCGGTGACGCCGTACGGTCCGTCTCCGGCCAGCTTGATGGGATAGCCGTCTGCCTGGCGGTCATGGACTTCGAGTTCATTGGCGGCAGCATGGGCTCGGTGGTGGGCGAGAAGATCGCGCGGCTCGCACGCCTGTCGCTCGAGGAGCGGCGTCCGCTCATCATCGTGAGCGCATCCGGCGGTGCACGCATGATGGAGGGAATCCTCTCGCTCATGCAGATGGCGAAGACCTCGGTGGCGCTTGCTCAGCTCCACGAGGCGGGCATCCCTTACATCTCCGTGCTCACGGATCCTACGACGGGTGGCGTCACGGCATCCTATGCGATGCTCGGCGATGTGAACGTGGCGGAGCCGAATGCCCTCATCGGCTTCGCCGGCCCGCGTGTCATCGAGCAGACCATCAAGCAGGAGCTGCCCGAGGGCTTTCAGCGTTCGGAATTCCTGCTCGAACACGGCATGATCGATTTCATAGTGGACCGGCGCGAGCTCAAACGTGAGGTCGCGCGCGTGCTCCGGCACATGCTCGCGTTGCCGGCGCCCGCCGAGCCGGCCAACGGCACGGGGGCGGCTTAGCCGCCTCCCGCGTCTTGTCACCTCTCACATACGACGCGCTCGTCGCTGAGCTCTTCCCGCGCCTTACGGGAGGGATCCGCTGGGGGCTGGAGCGCACGCAGCGCCTGCTCGCATCCGCAGGCGACCCCCATCGCGCCTTCCGGTCCGTGCACATCGGCGGGACCAACGGCAAGGGCTCGGTTGCAGCCCATGTGGATGCCGTCCTTCGCCACGACGGCAGGCACGTCGGTCTTTACTCCTCTCCGCACCTGTGCACGTTTCGCGAGCGCATCCGCATCGATGGCGTCGCTATCAGCGAAACAGCGCTGCTGCGGGCGGCGGAGCGGCTGTGGCCGGCGATCCGCGCAGAGGAGCCATCGTTCTTCGAGGCGACCACGGCACTCGCGTTCCTGGCGCTGGCCGACGCGGGCGTCGACGTGGCCGTGGTGGAAGTCGGGCTGGGCGGCAGGCTGGATGCGACCAATGTCGTAACGCCGGATGTGACCGTTCTGACGAATGTATCGCTCGACCACGTACAGCTCCTCGGACCCACGATCGAGGCGGTGGCGCGCGAGAAGGCCGGCATCATCAAGCGGGGCGTTCCGGTCGTTACCGGTGAGGTGGAGGGCGTCGCCGCCGATATTTTCACGAGCGCTGCCCGCGCGGCAGGTGCGCCGCTGCGCGCTGTGGCGGCGACGGAAGTGCGGGACGTAGCGGCGGCGCTGAGCGGTACGGAGTTCACCGTCTGCGGAACCGGGTGGGGAGACCTGGGGCTGCGCACGGCGCTGGCCGGTCGTCATCAGGCGCTGAACGCCGCGCTCGCCGTGCACGCCCTCGACGCCGCCCGCGCGCTGCGTCCCGGTGTCGACGCGCTGCGGGCAGGCCTGGCGGGGGTCAGGTGGGCAGGCCGGCTGCAGGTGGAACGTGCCGGGCATGTCACATGGATCTTCGATGTCGCGCACAATGTCGCCGGCGTGGATGCACTCGTCGCAGCGCTGCATGACCTGCCGCTGCCGCACCCACTCGTTGCCGTCGTCGGGGTGCTTGGAGACAAGGACTGGACGAACATGCTTGCCCCTCTGCACGGCGCCGTCCAGCACGTGGTGCTGACGATACCCCCCACCGCGCCGGCGGACCGCCGCTGGGACCCCGTGGCGGCACTGGCGGCGGCACCGTCGGAGCGGGCGGAGATCGAATTGGATTTCTCCGCCGCACTGGAGCGGGCTCGCGGCATTGCCGTCGCCGCCGGCGGATCGGTGGTCGTCACGGGATCGTTCCATACGGTCGGTGATGCGCTGGCGGCACTGGGCCTGTGCGCCGATGGCAGTGACATCGTCATCCGGCGCCCCGCCTTCGCCTGAACGTCAGTGCCGGCCAGCCTTGCCCGACCGCTCGCAAAACGCCTAGTTTCGCGCGATGAGTAACCATGTTTCACTACCGGGGTTCCGCGACTTCTATCCGCCCGACCTGGCCGTTCGCTCGCACATAATGAGTGCCTGGCGCGAGGTCGCCCGGCGTTACGGCTTCGAGGAGTACGACGGCCCGCCGCTCGAACAGCTCGATCTCTACGTAGAGAAGAGCGGCGAGGAGATCGTCCGGCAGCTCTACAATTTCGAGGACAAAGGCGGCCGTGCGGTGGCGCTGCGCCCGGAGATGACGCCGACGCTCGCGCGCATGGTCGGCGCGAAAGCCGGATCCCTGCGCAAGCCGATCCGCTGGTTCTCCATGCCGCAGCTATTCCGCTACGAGCGCACGCAGCGCGGGCGGCTGCGCGAGCACTACCAGTGGAACGTCGACATCATTGGCGAGGACGACATCGCGGCGGATGCGGAAGTGCTCGCCGTCGCACTGGACGCGCTCCGCCTGCTCGGTCTCGGCGCAGCGGACATCGTGGCCCGCTACAACGATCGTCGTCTGCTGGAATCGCTGCTGCTGAACGCGGGCGTAGCGCGTGAGCGTCTGCTCGCGGCCGATGCCGTGATCGACAAGATCGGCCGCGACAGCGGTGAGCGCGTGCGCAGTCGGTTCGCCGAAGAGGTCGATCTCGATGCGGCAACCAGCGATGCCGTGCTCGCGCTGTTCGATACCCCCGCGGCCGGCGCCGCTGCAGCGCAGCAGAACCCGTTGACTGCGCTGCGTGACGCGCATGCGGCCAGCGACGACGTGCTCCGCGAGATCGACCGTCTGGAGAGCTACGAGGCGAGACTTGCCGCGCTCGGGCTCGCGGAGTTCATCCGTTTCGATCCTTCCATCGTGCGTGGCCTCGCCTACTACACGGGTACCGTGTTCGAGATTTTCGACCGGAAGGGTGAGTTGCGCGCCATCTGCGGTGGCGGACGCTACGACCGCCTGCTCGCCTCCGTCAGCAGCGCCGACCTGCCCGCGGCCGGCTTCGGTATGGGCGACGTGGTGCTCACGGAGCTGTTGCGCGATCGCAACCTGCTCCCCGACGGGAAGCAGACGGTGGACACGTTCATCGTGGCCATGTCGGAGACCGAGCTGCCGCTGCTGCTCCGGATCGCGCAGGCGCTGCGGGCGAGCGGCGAATCGGTGCTTTATGCGCTCCGTCCCGCGGCCGTGGGAAAGCAGCTCAAGGAGGCGGATGCCCGCGGGGCGAGCCGCGTGATCCTGCTCGGTCCCGACGAGGTCGCGAGCGGAGCCGCCACAGTGCGCGTCATGGCGAGCGGTGAGCAGAAGGCGGTGCCGCTCGACGAGCTGACGCGACCGGCTGCATCGTGACGCGCGAGCGCGACGAACAGCACGACGCGCGCCGGCAGATCGTGCGACGCGCCACGCTCTATTCGGCAGGATTCCTGGCGGCCGGGCTCTTCATCGCTGTCGCGGGAGCGGCATTCGTCGCATGGCTGCTGACACGCGCGGGTCTGCCGTTCATGAAGACGTGGCTGATCGTGACGGCGATCGTAGTACTCCCGGGCCTGCTGGCAACGGTCTGGAAGCTCATGAGGGGGCGGTGAGTACCGCCTCCGCAACCGACAGAAGACATACATGGCGGACGACAAGGCGCTGACGACCAGGGCGGCCGATTTCTCGGCGTGGTACAACGAGATCGTGCAGCGCGCGGAGCTGGCGGATTACTCGCCGGTGCGTGGCAGCATGATCATCCGGCCGTACGGCTACGGCATCTGGGAAAACATGCAGCGCGCACTGGACGACATGTTCAAGGCGACCGGCCACCAGAACGCGTACTTCCCGCTGTTCATCCCGCTCAGCTTCATCACGCGTGAGGCCGAGCACGTGGAGGGATTCGCGAAGGAGATGGCGCTCGTGACGCATACGCGCCTGATCAAGGGTCCCGACGGCACGCTGGTCCCCGATCCTGAATCGAAGCTGGAGGAGCCGCTCGTCGTCCGGCCGACCTCCGAGACCATCATTTACGATGCCTTCTCGAAGTGGGTGCAGAGCTATCGGGACCTGCCGCTCCTGATCAACCAGTGGGCGAACGTCGTGCGCTGGGAGATGCGCACGCGCCTGTTCCTGCGCACATCGGAGTTCCTCTGGCAGGAGGGGCACACCGCGCACGCGACGGAAGCGGAGGCCGAGGAGGAGGCGTTGCGCATGCTCGGCGTCTACCGTGAGTTCCAGGACAACTGGCTGGCGCTCGGTGTACTCACTGGACTGAAGTCTCCCGCAGAGACGTTTCCGGGTGCGGTCCGGACGTATGCGGTGGAGGCACTGATGCAGGACAACCGCGCGCTCCAGAGTGGCACATCACATATGCTCGGGCAGAATTTCGCGCGGCAGTTCGACCTGAAGTTCCAGGCGGAGAGCGGCCAGGAGGAGTATGCGTGGAACACGTCGTGGGGCGTGTCGACGCGCATGGTAGGCGGTCTCATCATGTCGCACGGCGATGACGGCGGACTCATCCTGCCGCCGCGCATCGCACCTATCCAGGTCGTCATCGTGCCGATCTACCGCAAGGATGAAGAGCGCACGATGGTAATGGAGAAGGCGGAGTTCATTGCGAACGCGCTGCGGGCCGAGAAGGTGAGGGTGCATATCGATGCGCGCGACGGGCTGAAGCCCGGCCCGAAGTATTACGAGTGGGAACGGAAGGGCGTCCCAATGCGCATCGAGATCGGGCCGCGCGATGTCGCTGCGCAAAAGGTAATGACGGTAATGCGGACGGAGTGGTCGGGTGGCGAGCGCAAGGAAGCGATGGAGGACGCAGTCGCGATCACCATGGTCCCGAAGCGTCTCGAAGAATACCAGCAGTTCCTGCTCCGGCGTTCGATCGAGCGGCGCGAAGCGAGCTCGCATCGCGGCATCGATCACTATGATCGACTGCGGGAGATCATCGAGGGCGATGGCGGCTTCGTGTACGCAGGCTGGTGCGGCTCGGCGGATTGCGAGCTGAAGGTGAAGGAGGACACGAAGGCCACCATTCGTGTGCTGCCGTCCGCAGAGTTCCGGTCGGAGGACGCACCGAAGCTCTGCGTCGTGTGCGGTCGCGCGTCACAAACGGAGGCGGTGTGGGCGCGAGCTTACTGACCGGCGATCCGATGACCGACCTGTTCCAGTACCGCGACGGTATTCTGCACTGCGAAGGCGTTTCCGCAGAGCGGCTCGTCGCCGAGTACGGTACGCCGCTGTACGTGTACAGCGAGAACGCCATCCTCGATCGGTATCGCGCGTTTACCGGTGCGTTCGCCGCGCTCGATCCGCTCATCGCCTATTCGGTGAAGGCGAACGGCAACCTCGGCGTGCTGCGACTGCTCGCGCAGGCCGGTGCAGGGGCTGACATCGTGAGTGGCGGCGAGCTGCATCGCGCGCGCCTCGCCGGCATACCGGGCGAGCGCATCGTGTTCAGTGGCGTTGGCAAGACCATCACCGAGCTGGCCGCGGCGCTCGACGCGAAGATCTACGCTTTCAATGTGGAGAGCGAAGGCGAGCTGCGCATGCTGTCCGGTCTCGCGGTCACCATGAACACGCGCGCGCCCATAGCGCTGCGCGTGAATCCCGATGTGGAGACGGCGACGCCGCACCATTACACTGCGACGGGGCACAAGCAGACGAAGTTCGGTATTCCGTACGAGGAAGCGGAGCGGCTGTATCACGAGGCCGCGCAGATGCCAGGCATCCTGGTGCGCGGCATTGACGTTCACATCGGCAGCCAGATCCTGGATGTGGAGCCGTATCGCCTGGCCGTCACCCGCGTGCTCGAGCTGGTCGACCGGCTGCGTGCGAGCGGTATTGTGCTGGAATACATCGATGTCGGCGGCGGCTTCGGCATCAGCTATGACGGCGACAGCGGACCCGGCCCGGCCGACTTCGCGGCCGGTCTCGTGCCACTGCTGGAACGGTCGGGTCTGCGTACGGTGTTCGAGCCGGGTCGCTTCATTGTGGGACCCGCGGGCGTGCTGCTGACGCGCGTGCTTTTCATGAAGTACATGGGCGGCAAGACGTTCGTCATCACGGATGCCGGCATGAACGACCTGCTCCGGCCGAGCCACTACTCCAGCTATCATCGCGTGGAGCCGGCGCAACGCACGCCTGGCCGTGAAACCGTGTCGGTCGACGTTGTCGGCCCCATCTGTGAGAGCGGGGACTTCCTCGCGCTCGATCGACCCATCCCACGGGTCGAGCCCGGCGAGCTGCTCGCCATCGGTACCACCGGCGCCTACGGGTTCTCCATGGCGTCCACCTACAATGCGCGGCCGCGCCCGGCCGAAGTGATCGTCTCCGGCGACGAGCACCGCCTCGTACGCCGCCGTGAAACCTACGACGACCTCGTGCGCGGCGAGGCGGAGTTACCGGGATAGATGCAGACCATGGAAAACCGCATTCTCATTCTCGATTACGGCTCTCAGTTCACGCAGCTCATTGCACGACGGATCCGCGAAGAGCGCGTGTACTGCGAGATCCATCCGCCGACGGTCACCTCTGACTGGGTCAGGGAGTTCGCGCCGCGCGGCATCGTGCTGTCCGGCGGACCGTCCTCGGTCTACGGCGCGGATGCGCCGCCGCTCGATCCCGCACTGCTGGAGCTGGGTGTGCCCGTCCTCGGCATCTGCTACGGCATGCAGCTCATCGCGCAGGCTGCGGGTGCGCCGGTAGTCCCCGGCAAGCGGGAATACGGTCGCGCAGAGCTGCGGATCATGCGCGGCGAAGATCTGTTCGACGGCTTCGGGTCCGACGAGGAGATCACCGTCTGGGCGAGTCATGGTGACCACGTCAATCAGCCGCCCGCCGGCTTCGAGGTGCTGGCTTCCACGCGCGATCTGCCGGTCGCGGCGTTCCGGCGCACGGGTGAACCGATCTTCGGCGTGCAGTTCCATCCCGAGGTTGCGCACACGCCGCGCGGGGACGAGATCCTTTCCAATTTCACGTTCCGCATCTGCGGGTGCGAGCCGACCTGGACGGCAGGATCGTTCATTGACGACCACATTGAGCGCATTCGTGAGCAGGTCGGTGATGCGCACGTCATCTGCGGACTCTCCGGCGGCGTCGACTCATCCGTCGCGGCTGCGCTCGTGCACCGTGCGATCGGTGACCAGCTCACCTGCATTTTCGTCGACAACGGACTGCTGCGGAAAAATGAGCGTGACGGCGTGGAGCGCGCATTCCGTCGCCACCTCGGCGCACACCTCGTGGTCGTGGATGCACGCGAGCGGTTTCTGGAGCGGCTGGCAGGAGTCGAGGAGCCGGAAGAGAAGCGCCGCCGGATCGGTGAGACGTTCATCCGCGTGTTCGAGCGCGCGGCGGAGGACGCCGGCCGCGACGCGAAATTCCTGGTGCAGGGCACGCTCTATCCGGACGTGATCGAGTCACGCTCCGTGCGCGGCCCGTCCGCTGTCATCAAGACCCACCACAACGTCGGCGGCCTCCCGGAGGACCTGGGGTTCGAGCTGGTCGAGCCGCTGAAGGAGCTGTTCAAGGACGAGGTTCGACAGGTGGGCCGTGAGCTCGGACTTCCCGAAGAGCTCGTCGGTCGCCACCCCTTCCCGGGACCCGGCCTCGCCATACGCGTGCTGGGCGCCGTCAGCGAGGACCGCCTGGCCATACTTCGCGAGGCCGACGCCATCTACCTCGAGGAGATCCGAGCCGCCGATCTGTACGACGACATCTGGCAGGCGTTCGCGGTGCTGCTGCCGGTGCGCAGCGTCGGTGTGATGGGCGACGCGCGCACCTACGACAACGTAGTGGCACTGCGCGCAGTCACCAGTCGCGACGGTATGACCGCCGACTGGTATCCGTTCCCGCCCGATGTGCTCGCGCGCATGTCGTCACGCATCATCAACGAGGTCGACGGCGTGAATCGCGTGTGCTACGACATCAGCTCGAAGCCGCCCGCGACCATTGAATGGGAATAGACATGGAAGTGTACTGCCCGGCTGGCTGTGGCCCGCAGTCTGCCGCACGCGGCGGGCGGCCGGCCGCGTCAGGGAGGGCTAGTCCCGCTCGCCGCTCAGATGCGCGGCACCCTCCGCCGCCAGGCGGCGCAGATAGATGCCGGCATAATTCTCATCAATAGCTGCCAGACGATGGTCGGGGGTGGCTTCGTGTTCCGCGCAGCACCGGTCGCAGCGGATTCGGCGCATCTCGCTCGCACCCACCAGCCGCCAGTTGCCGACGCAGTCGTCGTGGATGTGTTTCAGTTCCAGCATGTACGGTACTCCCATCGGCGGCCGCGCGATACGGCCGGTCCGGAGCCATCCAGTGCAATCTCCACGCCACACCATGGTCAGTCGCATTCCCCGACGCCGCACTGGATTACGACCACGTGTACAGGCTCCGACAGTCGTGTCTGCCCGCCGACTCCGAACGCGATTCCGTAGATGTCCACCTGCGTATTCGTCGGGTAGGTGTTCGGCACCCGGAACGTGAATTCGTGGGTGCTGTCCTCCTGCAGACCGAACCGTACGGCGGCCGAGTCCACGAGCGGCATCCCCGGACTGAGTCGGCGCGCGACGAACCCGACGCCATTCAGGTACAGTCTTCTCAGATCCTCCGCTTCGATGCGCACCACGACGTCGCGGCCCGTGACCACTGTTGTGCCCGTCTCCGGCTCGAGCACCCGCGCGTTGAGCAGCGGGCCGCCATCCGGCGCCGATGGCCCGGGGCGGTCGCGGTCGCCGAAGCACGCTGACAGCATTACCGTGACCAGCGCCGCACTCGAAACGCAGCGCAGCATGCCGTGCTTCCGGCCGCGGCCCGTTCGCAGCGCGTGCTGCATGGGTCTCACTCCGGCTCCTGATCGGACAGCCGCGACACGACCGAGTCCCATACCGCGGCCATGTGGTCCAGGTCGCCGCCGCGCGACTCTACGTAGGCACGCAGCTCCTCCTCCGTGACGCCCTGTTCTTCCAGCACTGCAGCGCGCAGCCGTATGAACTCCGCTGTGTCCACCCCGGCCGTCAGCGCCGCCCGTCGCAGCTCGACCATGGTCTGCACGAAGCGCTCGTCGCTCGCCCCGAACGTGTTCTCCTCCGCCGCGCACCCGCTCAGCAGCAGCGCCAGCCCCAGTCCCAGTACCAGTACTCTCATGGACAGCATTTTCGCACGTATTGTCATGCGGCGGTAGAGGCGGCCGGTTTTATGCTGCCTGATTGGCAGGCGAAGCGGGCACGGCCGTTGCCCCCTCGCGTGCGGGTCCAGATTA
It encodes the following:
- the accD gene encoding acetyl-CoA carboxylase, carboxyltransferase subunit beta yields the protein MSWFRKPKQKLSAGERRDLPSDVFDKCPKCGEILYRARLEQNLFVCPTCGYHNRISAEDYIHLFIDDEYEEHFGDLRSGDPLDFVDLKPYPQRLEAAERKVGGGDAVRSVSGQLDGIAVCLAVMDFEFIGGSMGSVVGEKIARLARLSLEERRPLIIVSASGGARMMEGILSLMQMAKTSVALAQLHEAGIPYISVLTDPTTGGVTASYAMLGDVNVAEPNALIGFAGPRVIEQTIKQELPEGFQRSEFLLEHGMIDFIVDRRELKREVARVLRHMLALPAPAEPANGTGAA
- a CDS encoding folylpolyglutamate synthase/dihydrofolate synthase family protein; this translates as MSPLTYDALVAELFPRLTGGIRWGLERTQRLLASAGDPHRAFRSVHIGGTNGKGSVAAHVDAVLRHDGRHVGLYSSPHLCTFRERIRIDGVAISETALLRAAERLWPAIRAEEPSFFEATTALAFLALADAGVDVAVVEVGLGGRLDATNVVTPDVTVLTNVSLDHVQLLGPTIEAVAREKAGIIKRGVPVVTGEVEGVAADIFTSAARAAGAPLRAVAATEVRDVAAALSGTEFTVCGTGWGDLGLRTALAGRHQALNAALAVHALDAARALRPGVDALRAGLAGVRWAGRLQVERAGHVTWIFDVAHNVAGVDALVAALHDLPLPHPLVAVVGVLGDKDWTNMLAPLHGAVQHVVLTIPPTAPADRRWDPVAALAAAPSERAEIELDFSAALERARGIAVAAGGSVVVTGSFHTVGDALAALGLCADGSDIVIRRPAFA
- the hisS gene encoding histidine--tRNA ligase; this translates as MSNHVSLPGFRDFYPPDLAVRSHIMSAWREVARRYGFEEYDGPPLEQLDLYVEKSGEEIVRQLYNFEDKGGRAVALRPEMTPTLARMVGAKAGSLRKPIRWFSMPQLFRYERTQRGRLREHYQWNVDIIGEDDIAADAEVLAVALDALRLLGLGAADIVARYNDRRLLESLLLNAGVARERLLAADAVIDKIGRDSGERVRSRFAEEVDLDAATSDAVLALFDTPAAGAAAAQQNPLTALRDAHAASDDVLREIDRLESYEARLAALGLAEFIRFDPSIVRGLAYYTGTVFEIFDRKGELRAICGGGRYDRLLASVSSADLPAAGFGMGDVVLTELLRDRNLLPDGKQTVDTFIVAMSETELPLLLRIAQALRASGESVLYALRPAAVGKQLKEADARGASRVILLGPDEVASGAATVRVMASGEQKAVPLDELTRPAAS
- the proS gene encoding proline--tRNA ligase; translation: MADDKALTTRAADFSAWYNEIVQRAELADYSPVRGSMIIRPYGYGIWENMQRALDDMFKATGHQNAYFPLFIPLSFITREAEHVEGFAKEMALVTHTRLIKGPDGTLVPDPESKLEEPLVVRPTSETIIYDAFSKWVQSYRDLPLLINQWANVVRWEMRTRLFLRTSEFLWQEGHTAHATEAEAEEEALRMLGVYREFQDNWLALGVLTGLKSPAETFPGAVRTYAVEALMQDNRALQSGTSHMLGQNFARQFDLKFQAESGQEEYAWNTSWGVSTRMVGGLIMSHGDDGGLILPPRIAPIQVVIVPIYRKDEERTMVMEKAEFIANALRAEKVRVHIDARDGLKPGPKYYEWERKGVPMRIEIGPRDVAAQKVMTVMRTEWSGGERKEAMEDAVAITMVPKRLEEYQQFLLRRSIERREASSHRGIDHYDRLREIIEGDGGFVYAGWCGSADCELKVKEDTKATIRVLPSAEFRSEDAPKLCVVCGRASQTEAVWARAY
- the lysA gene encoding diaminopimelate decarboxylase, producing the protein MGASLLTGDPMTDLFQYRDGILHCEGVSAERLVAEYGTPLYVYSENAILDRYRAFTGAFAALDPLIAYSVKANGNLGVLRLLAQAGAGADIVSGGELHRARLAGIPGERIVFSGVGKTITELAAALDAKIYAFNVESEGELRMLSGLAVTMNTRAPIALRVNPDVETATPHHYTATGHKQTKFGIPYEEAERLYHEAAQMPGILVRGIDVHIGSQILDVEPYRLAVTRVLELVDRLRASGIVLEYIDVGGGFGISYDGDSGPGPADFAAGLVPLLERSGLRTVFEPGRFIVGPAGVLLTRVLFMKYMGGKTFVITDAGMNDLLRPSHYSSYHRVEPAQRTPGRETVSVDVVGPICESGDFLALDRPIPRVEPGELLAIGTTGAYGFSMASTYNARPRPAEVIVSGDEHRLVRRRETYDDLVRGEAELPG
- the guaA gene encoding glutamine-hydrolyzing GMP synthase; this translates as MENRILILDYGSQFTQLIARRIREERVYCEIHPPTVTSDWVREFAPRGIVLSGGPSSVYGADAPPLDPALLELGVPVLGICYGMQLIAQAAGAPVVPGKREYGRAELRIMRGEDLFDGFGSDEEITVWASHGDHVNQPPAGFEVLASTRDLPVAAFRRTGEPIFGVQFHPEVAHTPRGDEILSNFTFRICGCEPTWTAGSFIDDHIERIREQVGDAHVICGLSGGVDSSVAAALVHRAIGDQLTCIFVDNGLLRKNERDGVERAFRRHLGAHLVVVDARERFLERLAGVEEPEEKRRRIGETFIRVFERAAEDAGRDAKFLVQGTLYPDVIESRSVRGPSAVIKTHHNVGGLPEDLGFELVEPLKELFKDEVRQVGRELGLPEELVGRHPFPGPGLAIRVLGAVSEDRLAILREADAIYLEEIRAADLYDDIWQAFAVLLPVRSVGVMGDARTYDNVVALRAVTSRDGMTADWYPFPPDVLARMSSRIINEVDGVNRVCYDISSKPPATIEWE